A part of Oncorhynchus masou masou isolate Uvic2021 chromosome 30, UVic_Omas_1.1, whole genome shotgun sequence genomic DNA contains:
- the LOC135523226 gene encoding musculin, whose amino-acid sequence MSTGSVSDGEDIETRHKRTDAPFESSKTKRNVAQNHYASTEYSDDEFGNDGAYEVETKRTRITAAGGKQVVKGRQIQRNAANARERARMRVLSKAFSRLKTSLPWVPADTKLSKLDTLRLASSYISHLRQLLQDNHYESSFVHPVNLTWPFVGGRSEDNKDISAARQCGATS is encoded by the exons ATGTCCACCGGCTCAGTAAGCGACGGTGAGGACATTGAGACACGTCACAAACGGACAGACGCTCCGTTCGAAAGCAGTAAAACCAAGCGGAACGTTGCACAGAACCACTACGCCTCCACCGAGTACTCAGATGACGAGTTCGGTAACGACGGAGCTTACGAAGTCGAGACCAAGCGAACACGCATCACTGCTGCCGGAGGAAAACAAGTTGTGAAAGGACGGCAGATACAAAGGAACGCTGCCAACGCCAGAGAGAGGGCGAGGATGAGGGTGCTGAGTAAAGCCTTTTCCAGACTGAAAACCAGCCTGCCGTGGGTACCGGCCGATACCAAACTGTCCAAACTGGACACGCTGCGTCTAGCATCTAGCTATATATCACACCTCCGACAGCTACTACAAGACAACCACTACGAGAGCAGCTTTGTACACCCTGTCAACCTG ACTTGGCCATTTGTGGGAGGTAGATCAGAGGACAACAAGGACATTTCTGCAGCCAGACAGTGTGGAGCTACATCATAG